From Tamandua tetradactyla isolate mTamTet1 chromosome 26, mTamTet1.pri, whole genome shotgun sequence, a single genomic window includes:
- the LOC143669622 gene encoding uncharacterized protein LOC143669622 produces MDGSDRKVLTVITGEEPFGLTLDHVTGRLYWISEYKESIEMIKVDGSGRYTFPEAFLEDEDPVGLAVFENSFFWANKMQLFRTLPHTPKKREVLLNASVSAFSILHKFQQPRSMYPACVPGSCSHLCLLSPIHLKGYKCVCPEGMFLLPSGICSELKLVFSSGKHLYLLKVGFMGTAMEKTLVHKYPRNTYLLDIDWKRNLIYWTDAQAHLLYSTGYSGKKQEIQTERTICSANVDISTGNLYWLPCDRTAILQTRVTGPETYTLYSTGSVILHLLLDWPKRVLYWVESGKHLQSMTLDGKDRWEVWRGTWTADTQMALDLGSSSILWTTKGLGLHGLSLLRNRTYTLNKTWSAGIIAAYEPYLVTVNKTALILSNRKRLEPIFVLKEPSLGKVIILTENQVAPDPEVAGAATAIPPVPPAPPAPPPLLCTRSSVPCRDGKGCISREHLCNGRRDCQDGSDEENCSHFCNRPGVFQCLDGNKCIEEKYHCDGVQQCLDGSDELDCWKPIEDCALRCDNKTRCIPKSWLCDGIPDCSDKKDEQGCVHEKCSLSEFRCEAGQCISSSLHCDGKRDCLDHSDEEGCPVASPLWCPSGEVKCLQSGECVLAEWMCDHDLDCKDGSDEKDCGLEKLQCGSRQWSCASGDQCVPDLWLCDGQSDCRDGSDEAGCLPKQCQSYEFQCRSQACLNISLVCDGKEDCADGSDEGGKCSPSTCIQGQCAHSCYQSPDGPVCACEQGFELESSGRTCEDVDECQKEGSWPCSQTCVNTKGSYSCTCHPGYSLEPDGHTCKATGSEPVLLVAIQFNLFLYGLRSLKEDILATTDKSLIIFSIDYDLVDQKIFWADFNGESIKWISMDTKKKGTIVKGIKSDCIAIDWIGRNLYWTDGTAGQILAIQVTAAWRGKSEYTVVLDDDVNQPQSLALDPLNGLMYWCEIGGEPQIEQAGMDGSSRKILINQDLGWPSSIALDHLSWKIFWSDEKFHCIGSANLDGTGISVSVLLILGCMKCHVSCV; encoded by the exons ATGGATGGGTCCGACAGAAAGGTGCTTACAGTTATAACTGGGGAGGAGCCCTTTGGACTGACGTTGGACCATGTAACTGGCAGGCTCTACTGGATCAGTGAATATAAAGAG TCAATAGAGATGATAAAAGTGGACGGCAGTGGGAGGTACACCTTTCCTGAGGCCTTCTTGGAAGATGAAGATCCAGTTGGACTAGCTGTGTTTGAGAACAGCTTCTTCTGGGCAAATAAAATGCAGCTCTTTCGTACCTTGCCCCACACCccaaagaagagagaggtgcTGTTAAATGCCTCTGTATCTGCTTTCTCTATCCTCCACAAATTCCAGCAGCCTAGGA gcATGTACCCAGCCTGTGTTCCAGGGTCTTGCAGCCATTTATGTCTCCTGTCTCCCATCCATCTAAAGGGCTATAAATGTGTTTGTCCAGAGGGAATGTTTCTTTTGCCTTCTGGTATATGTAGTG AGTTAAAACTTGTGTTTTCTTCTGGCAAACATCTCTACTTGTTGAAAGTTGGCTTTATGGGAACTGCTATGGAGAAAACCCTGGTTCATAAGTATCCTAGGAACACCTATTTACTGGATATTGACTGGAAAAGGAACCTCATCTACTGGACAGATGCCCAGGCACACTTGCTCTACTCAACCGGTTATTCAGggaaaaagcaagaaattcagacagaacgTACAA TCTGTTCAGCAAATGTGGACATATCAACTGGAAACCTGTACTGGCTTCCCTGTGATAGGACTGCCATTCTGCAGACTAGAGTTACTGGCCCAGAAACCTATACCCTGTACAGTACAGGCAGTGTTATACTGCATCTTCTTCTAGATTGGCCCAAGAGGGTGCTCTACTGGGTAGAAAGTGGTAAACACTTGCAAAGCATGACCCTCGATGGCAAAGACAGATGGGAAGTCTGGAGGGGCACCTGGACAGCGGACACTCAGATGGCCTTGGACCTAGGCTCATCTAGCATTCTCTGGACCACCAAAGGGTTAG GGCTGCATGGACTGAGTCTCCTAAGGAACAGAACATACACTTTGAACAAGACTTGGAGTGCTGGGATTATAGCTGCCTATGAACCCTACCTGGTGACAGTGAACAAAACGGCTCTCATACTATCGAACCGGAAAAGGCTAGAGCCTATCTTTGTGCTGAAAGAGCCATCTTTAGGGAAAGTGATCATTTTGACAGAGAACCAGGTGGCTCCAG ACCCTGAGGTTGCAGGAGCAGCCACTGCGATCCCTCCTGTGCCTCCTGCTCCTCCTGCACCACCGCCTCTGCTTTGCACCCGATCCTCTGTTCCTTGCAGGGATGGGAAGGGATGCATTTCTCGGGAGCACCTCTGCAATGGCCGGCGTGACTGTCAGGACGGCTCAGATGAAGAGAACTGTTCCCACTTCTGTAACCGACCAG GGGTTTTCCAGTGTCTGGATGGAAACAAGTGCATTGAGGAGAAATACCACTGTGATGGAGTTCAGCAGTGCTTGGATGGGTCTGATGAGTTGGACTGCTGGAAACCCATTGAGGACTGTGCTCTCCGTTGTGACAACAAGACCCGCTGTATCCCTAAGAGTTGGCTGTGTGATGGCATTCCAGACTGTTCTGACAAAAAAGATGAACAAGGGTGTG TTCATGAAAAATGCAGCCTCTCAGAATTTAGATGTGAGGCTGGTCAATGCATATCTTCTTCTCTGCATTGTGATGGGAAACGAGACTGCCTGGACCACTCAGACGAAGAAGGCTGTCCTGTTGCCAGCCCGCTGTGGTGCCCGTCAGGGGAAGTAAAGTGTCTGCAGAGTGGAGAATGTGTATTGGCAGAGTGGATGTGTGACCATGACTTAGACTGCAAAGATGGATCTGATGAGAAG GATTGTGGCCTTGAGAAACTCCAGTGTGGCTCAAGGCAATGGTCCTGTGCCAGTGGAGACCAGTGTGTGCCTGACCTCTGGCTCTGTGATGGACAGAGCGACTGCAGGGATGGCAGCGACGAAGCTGGGT GCCTCCCTAAGCAGTGCCAGAGCTATGAGTTTCAGTGCCGCTCCCAGGCCTGCCTCAACATCAGCCTTGTGTGCGATGGGAAGGAGGACTGTGCCGATGGCTCCGATGAAGGTGGAAAGTGTTCACCATCAACTTGCATCCAAGGACAATGCGCCCACTCCTGCTACCAGTCTCCAGATGGACCT GTGTGTGCCTGTGAGCAAGGCTTTGAGCTGGAGAGCAGTGGCCGCACCTGCGAGGATGTGGATGAGTGCCAGAAGGAAGGCAGTTGGCCCTGCAGTCAGACCTGTGTCAACACCAAGGGCTCCTACAGCTGCACCTGCCATCCTGGGTACTCTCTGGAGCCCGATGGCCACACCTGCAAAGCCACAG GTTCTGAACCAGTCCTGCTGGTTGCGATTCAATTTAATCTATTCCTCTATGGATTAAGGAGCTTGAAAGAAGATATTCTGGCCACTACAGACAAGAGCCTGATTATCTTCTCTATTGACTATGACTTGGTGGATCAGAAAATCTTCTGGGCAGATTTCAATGGAGAAAGTATTAAGTGGATAAGTATGGACACAAAGAAGAAAGGGACCATAGTAAAAG GGATAAAGTCAGACTGTATAGCAATCGACTGGATTGGAAGGAATCTCTACTGGACTGATGGGACAGCTGGTCAGATTCTGGCAATCCAGGTGACTGCTGCTTGGAGAGGAAAATCTGAGTACACAGTTGTCCTGGATGATGATGTTAATCAACCACAATCTTTGGCTTTAGATCCTCTGAATGG GTTAATGTACTGGTGTGAAATTGGAGGAGAACCTCAAATAGAACAAGCTGGAATGGATGGCAGCAGCAGAAAAATACTCATCAATCAAGATCTTGGCTGGCCAAGTAGCATAGCTCTTGACCATTTGAGTTGGAAGATATTCTGGTCCGATGAAAAATTTCACTGTATTGGCTCTGCCAATTTAGATGGTACTGGTATTAGTGTAAGTGTCCTTTTGATTTTAGGTTGTATGAAATGTCATGTGTCTTGTGTATAA
- the CLDN23 gene encoding claudin-23 yields MRTPLVMTLGMVLAPCGLLLNLTGTLAPGWRLVKGFLDQPVDVVLYQGLWDMCREQSSRERECGQPDQWGYFAAEPVLVARALMVTSLAATALGLLLATLGVRCWRDEPHFALAGLSGVVLFAAGLLSLIPVSWYNHFLEDRNVLPAPPSPVKVEVSYSLVLGYLGSCLLLLGGFSLALSFAPWCEERCRRCRKASLAHPRRSSISTVHVDWPEPELTPAIKYYSRGQHRPRPAELRDPSKPKVGFPMPRPPPKAYTNPVDVLDGEEKADSQGPSSRSTQPCHSSLPCDSDL; encoded by the coding sequence ATGCGGACGCCGCTCGTGATGACTCTGGGCATGGTGCTGGCGCCCTGCGGGCTGTTGCTCAACCTCACGGGCACGCTGGCGCCCGGCTGGCGGCTGGTAAAGGGCTTCCTGGACCAGCCGGTGGACGTGGTGCTGTACCAGGGCCTGTGGGACATGTGCCGCGAGCAGAGCAGCCGCGAGCGCGAGTGCGGCCAGCCGGACCAGTGGGGCTACTTCGCGGCCGAGCCTGTGCTCGTGGCGCGGGCACTCATGGTCACGTCCCTGGCCGCCACGGCCCTGGGGCTGCTGCTGGCCACGCTCGGCGTGCGCTGCTGGCGGGACGAGCCTCACTTCGCGCTGGCCGGCCTCTCCGGCGTGGTGCTTTTCGCCGCGGGGCTCCTTAGCCTCATCCCGGTCTCCTGGTACAACCACTTTTTGGAGGACCGCAACGTCCTGCCCGCCCCGCCCAGTCCGGTCAAGGTGGAGGTCAGCTACAGCCTGGTGCTGGGCTACCTGGGCAGCTGCCTGCTGCTGCTGGGTGGCTTCTCGCTGGCGCTCAGCTTCGCGCCCTGGTGCGAGGAGCGCTGCCGCCGCTGCCGCAAGGCGTCCCTGGCCCACCCGCGCCGCAGCAGCATCAGCACCGTGCACGTCGACTGGCCGGAGCCCGAGCTCACGCCCGCGATCAAGTACTACAGCCGGGGGCAGCACCGGCCGCGGCCGGCCGAGCTCAGGGACCCGAGCAAGCCCAAAGTCGGCTTCCCCATGCCGCGGCCGCCGCCCAAAGCTTACACCAACCCGGTGGACGTGCTCGACGGGGAAGAGAAGGCCGACTCGCAGGGCCCCTCCTCGCGCAGCACCCAGCCCTGCCACAGCTCGCTGCCCTGCGACTCGGACCTGTAG